A window of Amaranthus tricolor cultivar Red isolate AtriRed21 chromosome 8, ASM2621246v1, whole genome shotgun sequence genomic DNA:
AAAAGTGAATcgaattcaaattaaattatattttatgggtttgcAGTTACCAGCCTGATCCAGTAGCTGCGGCTGCAGCAGCTGCAGCGGCCGCAGTAGGAGCGGGAGGAGCTAGTTGTGTCAACAATTTCTTGCCAAATTGGTTACCATGAACATCAATATCCACGAATTTGGCTAATGTAATCTGATCTGATATGGCATGTTCTACTCATTATGTGTGTGTTTTGTGAGTGAGAATTGAGAACCCAGAATATTTGCTGTTATATTTTTGCAGTTTGCATAAACTTTGTCTGTAACAGGAACAATTGCTAGCAACATTGCCTTCTTAACTGAAGCTTTTGTATATCATTAATATGTATAAGTATTGTTGTAACAGATTTTAGTAATCAGTCTTTTGGATCTTATTATCTTTCAGTCTATTTATAGCTTACTCAAATTAGAAAGCATGGAGTATCGAGTTTTTCTTAGTCGGATCATGTaccataattttttataaggttttggatttaatttttattttcccctTAATCTAACCTAtactcaaaaaaaattagaaagcaTGAAAAGTccaattttttacaaaaatatatttgaaaaaagaTATGGTTTATGATAGAGTTtagttaagttaattaataatcaattaaaacttTCTTAAATTGGTTCATTGATATGGTATATTTTGAGACGACAACTATTGAATTTAGTATGAAATAGTTGGAGTttgaataacaaaataaatatcaacATATTCTTTTTAGCTTAATGTTAGTGTATAACAATTCATCATCCTTGTATTTATAAgagaattttaagttttattttacacaatatttttaactaaaatgGTTTCATAATgacattaattaatttgattggtTTATGTGTGTACATATAGCCTAAACGGACTAATAATATGAACCCGTTTCATCGTGAAATAGTTTCATATAAGATGAAttgttcattttaaaagaattcTAATTTTTCTCGTAATATAAGATTAGACTTAACTAAACAAcctcctaaatcctaatattaggCTTTTAAAAAGTTCTCAAATTTTATTTGctcaataaaatttttaaaatattatcaatcaatttaataaaatcaatttttgatAGATAGTGTTTGAAAacatatatttcattttaaattgtagatacaattatgaaattataaatgaagaaattGATAATGATAACGTTTGGaatgttattctcaaattcctAATTTTGACTATGAGTgctttttaaaataattgtgaaattaatttaaattttatttttttctttcatgagcaaattttaaattcttaaatgaaatcATTATTTTCAAACGTAGCATGATTTTCTTAAAACTTTGTAAATAAGAATTACAACGATAATTTTTCTATCTCTAGATGAAACGCTATAAATAAGGAGTTTAGATTCTTATAATATGTTTGAGATTGCttatttagcccatataaaAGAGACTTCTCTCCATGAGATcttatacaataatttgtgtacTTAAATTCCATTAGAAACAACGGCAGCAtggaaagaaagagaaaaaaaagactATGGAGCAACAGAAAATACTTTTATGACAAATCGTTATTATagttaaatttaaaaacaagaATTCTCATGTGGGCCAATATAGGATAATTAATCGAACACAAAAACATGGATGCGACTAAATTTGGGTTGGCATAATTCCCCATctaacaacattttaattttttggatatttattaattttgattttaaaggtatcaattctaaaaattgatacctttaaggtcaaaattaatacctttaagattaaaattgaaaaatgcccaaaaaatgaaaaaaaatttaaggttaTTACACGCGCGAATTGAACCGGTCCAAATTAACGGTCTCATTATAATGTCATCTTGTCCAAGACCAGCTGTTAATCGAAACCCGTGAGACTCGTATTAGGAACTATACAAAGCCCAAAAACATAGCCCAAAATTCTTTGAAatacacaaattttcaaatgagggATTGTCAGTTTGAAAGATGATTCTTTCGTAAGCGGACcaatagatttaaaaaaaacaaaagtcacTTGTTGCACGTATTTATATTATGTTAAGTATGTGAAGCAGGCGTGGAGcaaaatttaacaaatttttttgaagGTCGGTGcgatttcaaaaattatgatattttctaACAagtttgtatctttaaacacaTAACATATACTACAAAATTTAATGTTGAGATCCCAAAATTTTCGGGTCCCTGTGCAGTCGAACATGTTAAACATGCTCATAACCTCTCTTGATGTGAAGTAAATGTTTATAGTATGTGAAATAAATGTTTATGGTATGTGTGGTAGGTGTTTAAGATTTTATAAAGTAGATGTTTATGATATATCAAATAAGTATTTATCTTTTTCCGTAAACACGTACTTCACATATCAGAAACACCTAATTCACATATCATAATAACTCTGTATTTACAATGGTTCTATTAGGTGTTTATGGTATTTATATTATGTGTTTATGTATGTAAGTAGGTCATGATGGTATATGAATTGGTGTTTATAGTATTTAAGTAGGTGTTTATAGTATGTTAAGTatgtgtttatttttttattgtgttttttagtttttttttttggagggGGAGGGGGGCTGACCCTAAAAGATGATATcctaaagagaccgtctctctcAACAATTTGTGTTGAAATAACATCAATAATTCTTGTGTGAGACGGTCTCTTCATCAGACGCTCTCATACATAAGCTAAATAGCCTAAGTAATAGAATTATTAGCATATGGACTCCTTGAGATCATCTCACCGATAGAACGGCATCTGACAAGATTagctaaaaaaaataacactaCTTGTTCAATTTcgaattgaaattaatacatacaaacattagtAATACAAAACACACTTACATCATTAAACATTTAAACTCAGAAATTGTTTATGTGTCACTTTTGGAACATATTTTtcctacaattttttattatgatgtCATTGACATTTGATCCAACAATGGACTACAATAATATTATTGAGTATTTCATTGTCCAAAATTTGGAGAAGTATACAATcgaattaaattttcaaattttgagaCCTTCAAAATCTATTTATAAATCTATACATCTATATagaaatctatatttatatatctatctataaatGATACATTTATTTACAAATCTATCTATAAGTAAATATTACTAAAGTAAAACTCATATACAATCAAACTCATATTATATCAATCTACATACAAATGAATCTATAAAAACACTTTTTGTCTCATTTAAGATATGGCTATACTTTTGTAAGTTActtgtatatattttatataaaaatttggttttttttgtttaaagtttttaaataaataaaattattaatgtattCTATATTATGACTTTTAGTGTATTATTAATAGTTGAAATAAATAAAGagtaaaataatactcctatttattttttgttgcaaagatggtaattctttttttaaaacaattcaTGATTGTATATTGTCTAAGTATTAAGCATTTGCTctcttctgatttttttttaaaaatacgaTCATAcccattaatatatataaatttatcagttgttattgaaatatttcacATGAACTAAATTTTCACATTTAACGAAAAAATACAATCCATACAACTTTGTAAAGTGAAAAAATAGAACTACAACGTATATTTGATTTCTTGAACTTAAATAcatgtaaaaataaatatggCAGAATAAAATAAACAATCTTACATCCCACAAGTGTTATCTAGTATAGAACGAATCactaaatataatacaaatatttACAAATGACTACCTGTTAACGATTATCATTTGTTGACTGTTACCTTAACCCTTTGACCAACACGTGGAGTGTCACGTGAGTTATTAAAACCGTCTTCttctacaattaaaaaaaacagtACTCACAGGAAACTCCATGAAATTATACAAACTCAAAACTaccaaaaatatttgtaaattttcCTCCTGTATTTAAAATCTCTACTTTAAACAATCAAGATTCAAGAAATCCAGTCAATTTTAGAATAAAATTCCGAACATAGATCAATTTCTTGCCACGATTTCCACTCGATTTCCTCTCGTAAGTATTCAAATCCCTAGATCTTTGATCAACAATCACATGAGGAGGAACAATCTCATTATTATCAGAAAATTGCGCACCGAAATCGATTTCATCATCGTAACGAAAAGAAGAAGGAGATGAAGAAATAGAATTAGATCCAGGAATATTGACAGGAACAAAGCAGGATTCTTTCTTCCAGTTGAAGATCTTGTTGCGACGAATGAATGATCTTGAGTTTGAATCGGACTCATGGAAAGTACTCTGATCATCATTCGAGGAGGAGAAATCGTCGGAGAAAACGATTTCTAATTCATCAAACTTGAAGAATTCAGCCATTTTCAGAGTAGTTTAAGTATCCATTTTGTACCTACTCGAAGAATTCTGCTGTTTCATcacttttttcattaaattatgtTCCTTTGCTTGATTCTTTTATTGGGTCGATCTCCATTGTGCAAGATTTAAATGCTCAAATGGGTTGTTGCTTGTGTTTGAAGGCAGCCATTAATGGCGGAAATTTGGAGGAAAGAGAAGAAGGAAATTTGAGGAAAAGGGTTTTACCTAAAGTTACGAAATTGTTAAAAAATGATGGGTTTAAAGCAAAAGGAGCTTTATTAGGAGTAATTGTGTTTTAATTGTAGAAGAAGACTCTTTTTTATAACTCACATGACACTCCATATACTAGTCAAAGGGTTAAGGTAACAGTCAACAAACGATAATCGTTAACAGGTAGTCATTTGCaaacatttgtattatattaagtaattttttgcaaaaaaaaattcaaataagataatttttaaaaaaagacatataaattaaatagtttcttataattttatcatttatttattacaaTTTCAAAATCCCATATATATTTAGTATTTTTTATTCGGAGATAGACTTGAGATAATCTTGGTTTGGCTTAGTATCTACTATTGTGATAAATGTTCCATTCTCATCCGTTCATATAAAAAGATCGATTAGCACTTAGGAATAAATCAACGAGAGAGAAAATATCTCTTTATGGGAAGAGAAATAAAACTTGCtcttatttctattattttttaatgcattaatttaatattaatatttctaattgtgtttaataaaaaattatacaatttatataattaaaagaatgtacactattaaaattaagtagtagGAAGAGTTACTTTTTAACTTTATGAAGTGACATATCCTAATCTATTTCTCCGATGTGAAACAATTCACTTGTGAATAATAATGAGCATTTTAACATCTCATATAAAATAACAtacatcaaattaaatttaaggaGTATAAATTAGAGAGtttaactatatatttttttaaaggaaGTTAGACcgtttaactttttttttttcgtgagTTGAGTTGACTTATATTGTTCTATGTAGTAGAATAGAAAATGAGAAATATAAACTtacgaataaaatattaaaaaatagtacacaataaaaaaaatcacttaaaataattcaacttttttatgatttttctacaataatcccacctattgattaaccatgaataatcccaattttaggAGGTATTTGCCTAAAGTAAGCTTGAgtaacccgatgacctgctatagaaggtaattcaccaaaaaaataatgaaaattgatgtaaaattagagaaaaatttagaaaatttacataaaaaattattaatgattaaaaaaatccaaaaaaatttaaatattttttttaaatttttttcgatattgtattttaatttgtttagttttttaaataaaacctACTATAGTAAGTCATTCGGTTAGTAAGTTCATTCTAAGAAAATACCCtccaaactttaaaatattcatgattaatcaataaatataattattatagaataatcataaaaatgttaaattattctagataatttttcctataatttAAATCCATATCTTTAGTGTTTGGAGTTTGGACTTTAATGAGAAAAACTTAAAAGGCACGACAAATATAGAAATTCTTTTTTGGATATGATACGACGCAAACAAAACTCTAccacaaaaaatattatttaaaaatgataaagaaaGCAGTAACTTTATCGAAAACAACACCTTCCCGATAtgcattaaaaatgaatttccaaaaatagtaaaatatatatGTACTTTCGAAGTATTTCTAGTTTGACATGTACACCCCGGGTAAGATTAAAAATAACAGGATTTTTTTAaatcatactccctcctattcatcttaagtgtcccatttaTTTTATGCATTCTATCTAAtgtacttattcaatccttaatatatcgagttatgtataattaaaaattatacaaagttgatattaataacctTTActtcaaaacgaatcaaataagatcccacatgactatgctttaacttataaattaataataaaatgcaatttaagagtaataaataaatagtgtctcaaaagtaaatgggacacctaaggtgaataggagggagtattatcaaTAGTACCTTCGTATTATTGTATTTATCAATGGTATctctgtgttttttttttatttcaatggTATCTCCAAATTAtcttgctaattacaaccgtgatactttttaattttttccgttaaattgccATTAAATCTcgaatttaacctaaccatgaATAGTTTCGTCTTCTTTCCTTTTCCcttcccttttctctttctGCTTTCCTTCCATGACTGTTGTACATAATATTCAAACAAACTAGGCAGGAATGCAAATAAATAAGAATAGTGAAGATGTGTTGCTTTATACTTTGTTTTTCTCTCAAATTTCAATAGTTTGATTCATATAATCAAACCCTTCTCACAGTTTTAAATACAAATCTATTAAAACCATTCCGAATTTTCAAATTAAGTTGTCAATTGATTCCGATAATATTATTATGCAATCAAAATAGTATGAAAACCCAATTTGATTTTCTTCACTATAATATCTACGTTCAATGTTAACCAAAAAAAACcaactaatttattttaaaaaaatttagagtAATGAACTTAAATGTTTCCAATACAACTACAACGCAATCAAACTCTCGAATTTTTGATTCCTTGGCTTTCGATTTTTTCCCCAATACACAATAAACTGTTCATAATCCAAGAAGTTAAGCAAAAAATTGTTAATTTACGAGTATCAGATGAAAACAAAAATGCAATATTGAAAAGttagagagaaagagaagtaccAACAATGGCTGCAACAGTGAGAGCTAAGGTTAAGGTAGTTGGTAGCCAGGGATGATGTTATTGAGATGTCCATTAACCCAAAGGTGTAGGGTTTGTGTTCAAGAAATGGAGACTGGAATATTTGCGTTCAAATGTAATTCATGAATTTATAACATGTGTTGTTCACAAGATTCGAGTTTAGGTTATAAAAAAGTTATAAGAAATATTTGAAGCAGTCatggaagaagagcaagaagagGAAATggaaaagggaagaaaaagaaactaaccatggttaggtcaaattcgagatttaacggcaacttaacggaaaaaatttaaaaagtgtcacggttgtaattaacAAGATAGTttgggggtaccattggaattaaaaaaacacaggggtaccattgataaagtgcattAATACATAGGTACTATTGATAATatttaattcattaataaagagtCATACGACATTTATATCAGAGATAACAAGAATATTTAAATAGAGTGGattatatcaaaagaaaatcagctcgtcttgtatgagaccgtctcaccgtgtGACGGATCCATATAATAGCCTATTTCTTCAATTATAAGCGGTcatttttaagacaaaaaaatttctACAAAGCTaacccaatagagatggtctcaacCGTCTCATCTAAGAATTAGTgaaagaaatttaatacttcctccgtttcaaatTAGTCGCAACATTTGTAATATATACACTATTCACTCATCATCTTTAATTCGTAACTAagtcttaatctataagttcatagtcaagtggaatcttgtttgatttgtctcgaaataaagattattaatatcaaaattttataatttttttattatatataattagagatattaacgaCTGAATTGGTCTATTGGACTAcgtgaaaaagcaaatgttgcaaataatttgaaacaaaataagtatatataaaaaaatattaaaaatattcttttaaaGAAATAGATCAAGGTCATGATCATCGGTCGAGCATTCACCATAATAAAACCATACctatacctttaaaaaattaaaggaatGCGTACAAACACAGTTAGAtctaagtaaaaaaaatattattaaaaaattataaaatacttAATTCGTTCCAAAGTAGTTGAAATGTTTGTCTTTTTACGCAgtttaatgcactaatttattctttaatatctttgattatgcataataaaaaaataaaaaagattgatATTAATCATCTTCTAAATGAGATGATCAAATAAAACttcaattaattatattttaaattataaattataaattaattttataaattaaaaatgatatataaatagtattatttttttaatattactaACAAAACAACACCAGCGGTGAATAGTGTTGGATGACAACCAAATACAGACTAGAGTACCTTTGTCTTGATTAGAttaaagtaaaagaaaatgagaaattttaGGGAAAAAAAAGTAAAGGATAACGATAAATGAAAAGAGATTTTGCatagaaaaaatttaaataaagttaaaataaatgaataacatttaaaagaagtaaaaagtcataattaaaaaaaatataaattaaatatgacgaaataaaataacaaataatgtaaattaaatgcaataaaagagtatatatatgtataaatttaaaattaaatttaaataagtgAGTCGACAGACCACATTGTCCAGATTATAAAAAGATCACGTGTAAAATGCAACTTCGACCAATGAAAACGCCGTCTAGTGTCCAGAATTTaggaaaagttaaaataaaataaaatactgtTATTTCTATGTCTTTTCTTATCGTAAAAGTCATGTATATCTTGTAGTACATTATTTAGGGTgcgttaatttaatttaattataataattattttataaaaattttttatatttatattataaattttgcataaaaataactttattcattctattttaaaattttgataatgcttattgttagagtatataatatatcttggggcctcaaccatcagcttaagtttttggttgaattggttccttgacatggtatcagaagtcaacgtgagaggtcacgggttcaaatctcaaccacccctcctttaaaatggaatattcaaCGCCTATGCGCAtctacacttctagcccaatggggtctcgtgtgagggggcgtgttagagtatataacatatcttggggcctcaaccatcagcttaagcttttggttgaattggttccttgacatggtatcagaagtcaacgtgagaggtcacgggttcgaatctcaaccacccctcctttaaaatggaatattcaaCGCCTATGCGTAtctacacttctagcccaatggggtctcgtgtgagggggcgtgttagagtatataacatatcttggggcctcaaccatcagcttaagcttttggttgaattggttccttgacacttATGATACTCACATATCTTCtaataacttttattttaatatttttatatttttatgatcctcatatgtttcccactaactttataataatgttttttatttattgtgttagtgtacttattttttcaactaactttcttttaatattttttaatgcttattgcATCCactttttccattaaatttattatttaataaaattttatattcagTCATCCactatttaaaatattctatttttcttaattctcgtaaatatttcttgtggaaactttatttttttcataataattacTTCGGCCAGTCTCTTGAAAAATTATCTCTCTGAGAGACGTCTTTCAGATTCAacccattaaaatttaatgcatAAATGACCTATTATCATCTCATTCATTCtattttattaatgtaattttctaactatgattataataatagaAGAATATCCTAACTTTTAATATAGTTGGGGAGTATCTTAATGCGCACTTTTCTTTTTACCCTTCTATTAAAAAATACGAATATGATATATTTGCTATTTTCATCCTTATCTAAAGTCCGACTTATAAAAAATACttgataattataattatgattatcCTAACTTTTAATCTATCCCATCAATTTCATCCTCCCTACTACTAATAAAATTTGGTATCCTTTTTATCTTTGAGTATAAAAGAAAAACCTTAAGCCgacttatattaaattattattaatatttatacacaaattgttgtaaaagacggtctctttaagagatcatttttaattgaatcggtcattatatattttttaaaatgttgtaagtatatattaagatcgatgtaagtaaatatttaatatattgaaagtagacattaaaaatacggtaagtaaatgttaaggataatgtaagtagatattaaaaatacgataagtagacattaatctttgatGGATTGGGCTTGAGacagtctctcaaagagacagtctctcaggAGAATAGACGATATTTATAAACCAGAAtctaaaaaatgaatttttaattcaattgaATAGAATTGATCCACTACGAGCAGTTTCATTTTGTCTTGAGGAagaggagagagagaaagaagagaaagGAAACTAGGCAAAGTAATACCGAAGAAGGATAAGGATGGGAAGAAGGAAGATAGAGATGAAGAGAATCGAAGATAAAAGTAATCGTCAGGTTACATTTTCTAAGCGCCGTTCTGGTCTTATCAAGAAAGCTCGCGAACTCTCTGTTCTTTGTGATGTTGATGTCGCTCTTCTCGTTTTCTCCAATCGCGGTCGGCTCTATGAATTCTTCAGCGGTGCTTCATCTTCTTCCAGGTTAGTTCTTCAATCTAATTTCCAAATTCATGTTAATTTCAGTCCGTACTTGCTTAattttgttggttttgatattttttgttgatttctgttttgatttgatttgttgGTTCAAATGGAGTTGGATTTGATATTACAACGTAGTTCGTACGCATTGCgttttttttactatttgagTTTCAGATTTTGTTGCTGTTATGGATTTAGGTTTGCTCGATTTGCACTGTTATCGATTTTCTGAGCAGTCGGCGATCGTGTTTTTTAGTTCAGAATTTAAAAACGCTGCCGATTGTAATTAATTTCGGAAATTTTTTTGCCGCTACGAAGGATTTTTACAGGTCGTCGTTTTCTTAAAGCCGTTGATAAATGTTTTTTAACCGATTTTCTTCTTCCGATAACTTATTTTTCTGTTTAGAAATCGAGCTTTGAGGTATCAGGTACTCTACTAACCAAATAATTTGAGttgcttttgttttgtttatttttgcttCTAAATTTCGGAGATACAATGtgattttcaaaatattatgtCAACTGAAATTCTATCaacaattttactttattatattcattttttatttaatagttCTTCCTATGTATAGAGAATGatacatttttttattggtttttttacCATTTAACCTTTACTaaaacaacacaataatatgtaaatATCTAtgtcttaaataaaaaaaagaattttctaTCTACTTTTAAATGATCTCTGACCCCTCATTGATTTTGGTGTAACATCCAAATGTCTCGTTCTCTATTAAAGAGAGGTATTGAAATATAGAAGTATCTTTAAAAACGCAGAAGTCGCAAATGGTTGAAATAGGAGCAGTGAATTAGAAAAGCAAAGGGACTAGTATTGTCTTTTCCTGTTATTGTCCTTAATGACGTGATTTGGTAAATATTTTAGAGCTTTTACTATATTTAGTAGTGTTAACTTTCCTTTTATGGCAACGATAGTTGGAATTTAGAGGCGTACTTTTATATCAATATATGGCCTTGTTTTAGTAACAAGGTGTTTCCTTATTTGGAAAATTTTGTAAACttcttttaacaaatattttttatcaactttttatCGATTATTTTATGCTTTTAGAAATAATATCGACTATGGGTGTTTGGTAATTGACTTTTACATTAGTTTTTTGATTGGCTGTAGGCTTTTGACTTATTAGTTAGTCAAACAGATTGTGAAAGTGTTTGCTTAACGACTATTAAGCCAACtgaaaatttaacttttaagtcaaaataaaaaaactactcCAGTTGacttttttggttggcttttgccATGtgatttcactttttttttttaatgaacagTCAATAACTaatgtttaaatttatcaaacatcttCATAAATAGCTGGTTTTTTCACCTAACTTATAGGGTAATAAAAACAACCAATATTTTCGGTTGGTCAAAAAATCGGAattgttaaatactcttatgtTCAACGTATTGAAAGCTTTTCGATCTGTTGAACTCTGAATACTGATGCTATCAGTACCCTATAACCTCTTTTAACATGTAGCGCCCCTAGACTAGCTTATCTTGTTCCCTAggaattaaatcaaattaaaaataaatttagtggTATAGTAATGAAACATGATAGTATGCACGAGTAGTACTGTCAATTTTGATAGCTACATCTGCTGGCTGGGTTCGTGATAAATTTCGTGCTATTTTTGTTCTCGTACTTGTGTTGATTGTACTGCACTAGTGCATGCATATGATTCCATCTAATTTCGACCATATTTATAATGTATAGTATAGAGATTGATACATATTTCTCGAAAAGCTACTACATTTTGAATTGAAATGTAGTAAATGAAAGAATTGATGTCCTTCG
This region includes:
- the LOC130821777 gene encoding protein S40-1-like, which produces MAEFFKFDELEIVFSDDFSSSNDDQSTFHESDSNSRSFIRRNKIFNWKKESCFVPVNIPGSNSISSSPSSFRYDDEIDFGAQFSDNNEIVPPHVIVDQRSRDLNTYERKSSGNRGKKLIYVRNFILKLTGFLES